From the Fibrobacter sp. UWB4 genome, one window contains:
- a CDS encoding acyltransferase family protein, which yields MIVFLLLIAALCLYKIKIANNRYFDDFLEREQTNSIKGLFILLVFLRHSLQYVVKSGYKFNSFGDSTVLSINWELGQLIVVLFLFYSGYGVMEAIKNKGDVYIAKMPRNRILPTLLNFDIAVLCFIIVDLLLDIPINSTQVLLSFIGWVSVGNSNWYIFVILICYTITYLFIRKEKYFWGLFLIIVVAAILKFSGKAECWYNTILSYPAGILFSRNKQMIVCLWKKHYWSILFTFVLFFCVLFPFKSDCISLKYNILSVLFAFIVVQITMKIKISNSILCWLGINLFPLYIYQRIPMILLSKKNVYSGKSVAIYDGVFNCYCFYGLAI from the coding sequence ATGATTGTCTTTCTTTTACTGATTGCTGCTTTATGCTTGTACAAGATCAAAATAGCAAATAACAGATATTTTGATGATTTTCTTGAAAGAGAGCAGACAAATTCTATAAAGGGTTTGTTTATTCTTTTAGTTTTTTTACGACATTCATTGCAGTATGTTGTAAAAAGTGGTTATAAATTTAATTCATTCGGTGATTCAACAGTTCTTTCCATAAATTGGGAGCTAGGTCAGCTTATTGTAGTTTTGTTTCTTTTTTATTCTGGTTATGGAGTTATGGAAGCTATCAAAAACAAGGGTGATGTTTACATAGCAAAAATGCCAAGAAATCGTATTTTGCCAACTCTGTTAAATTTTGATATAGCAGTTCTTTGTTTCATTATAGTTGATTTGTTATTAGATATCCCCATAAATTCTACTCAAGTCTTATTGAGTTTTATTGGATGGGTTAGTGTTGGAAATAGCAACTGGTATATTTTTGTAATTCTAATTTGTTATACAATAACATATTTGTTTATAAGGAAAGAAAAATATTTTTGGGGATTATTTTTAATCATTGTTGTTGCTGCAATTCTAAAATTTTCAGGAAAGGCTGAATGCTGGTATAACACTATATTATCTTATCCCGCAGGAATTTTATTTTCGAGGAATAAGCAAATGATTGTTTGCTTATGGAAAAAACACTATTGGAGTATTTTATTTACTTTCGTTCTATTTTTCTGTGTGTTATTTCCTTTCAAATCAGATTGTATATCGCTAAAGTACAATATTTTATCAGTATTATTTGCTTTTATTGTTGTTCAAATAACGATGAAAATCAAAATTTCTAACAGTATTTTATGCTGGTTAGGAATTAATTTGTTTCCGTTATACATTTATCAAAGAATACCTATGATTTTGCTGAGTAAAAAAAATGTTTACAGTGGAAAATCCGTTGCTATTTATGATGGTGTCTTTAATTGTTACTGTTTTTATGGCTTGGCTATATAG
- a CDS encoding glycosyltransferase family 2 protein — protein sequence MISIIVPVYNVKNYVVNCLDSINNQTYKDYEVIVVDDGSNDGSEKIVEEYCKGKSRFRVFHKQNGGPTSACKLGLEKANGNYIGFVDSDDCIAPTMYEELVNAAFKYDAEIVLCNHYYVNENGTSKILHRNPIKEGFYTSEKLAIIKKNTLPLLGKDYISPSRCNKLIKKELLQSCLKYTDDRIFSADDVNMFVPCLLKCERFCYVDKPLYYYINREKSVSKVFRENILNAYEILLSNLLQCIKDFNLEKKLEWEICGLRNFYGVLWSIYVANSTLSLRQKISQLKRLTADKAYKTSSALIRHQDGKMAYAYKLMIRFKMYFLFLFANHLLNLKKKRAAG from the coding sequence ATGATTTCGATAATTGTCCCTGTTTATAATGTAAAAAATTATGTTGTTAATTGCTTAGACAGCATTAACAACCAAACTTACAAAGATTATGAGGTTATTGTAGTAGACGATGGATCAAACGATGGTAGTGAAAAAATTGTAGAAGAGTATTGTAAGGGCAAGTCGCGTTTTAGAGTATTTCATAAGCAGAATGGTGGACCAACCTCTGCGTGTAAGTTGGGACTAGAAAAAGCGAATGGAAATTATATCGGTTTTGTTGATAGCGATGATTGTATTGCTCCTACGATGTACGAAGAACTGGTGAATGCTGCTTTTAAATATGATGCAGAAATAGTTCTTTGCAATCATTATTATGTTAATGAAAATGGAACTTCAAAAATTCTTCATCGAAATCCTATAAAAGAAGGTTTTTATACTAGTGAAAAATTGGCGATAATAAAAAAAAATACTTTACCTCTTCTTGGGAAAGATTATATCTCACCGTCTAGATGTAATAAGCTTATTAAGAAGGAATTGCTTCAAAGTTGTTTAAAATATACAGACGATAGAATTTTTAGTGCTGACGATGTCAATATGTTCGTTCCATGTTTGCTGAAATGTGAACGTTTTTGCTATGTAGACAAACCCCTATATTATTACATTAATAGAGAAAAGAGTGTTAGCAAGGTTTTTAGGGAAAATATTTTGAATGCTTATGAAATCTTATTGTCTAATCTTTTGCAATGTATAAAAGATTTTAATCTTGAAAAAAAATTAGAATGGGAAATTTGTGGTCTTCGTAATTTTTATGGTGTACTTTGGTCCATCTATGTGGCGAATTCAACATTAAGCCTAAGACAAAAAATATCTCAGCTAAAACGACTGACTGCTGATAAGGCGTATAAAACATCCTCTGCCTTAATTCGTCATCAAGATGGGAAAATGGCTTATGCGTATAAGTTAATGATTCGTTTTAAAATGTATTTTTTGTTTTTATTCGCGAATCATCTTTTGAATTTGAAGAAAAAGAGGGCTGCTGGATGA
- a CDS encoding phosphorylcholine transferase LicD, with protein sequence MKSGTPITLAEHKQIMLEILQAFASFCEENGLKYYLDAGTLLGAVRHKGFIPWDNDMDICLMRPDYDRMVEILRERQYKLNDHIILERPENSLFCFSKLSDTRTKLIEYPDSWPEENYIYIDVFPKDGLKDLSFKTKMVCKITELLGLLLWFNKHSIPYWKEKKKGLKKWIATIAGVFVKDKNKPYRLQQKFIKWYAKRHPLESCEFANTLVNGEFNRICHRNCFDERILMDFEDKKFYGPKGYDEWLRVLYGDDYMTPPPPEKQGVHDIVVTWR encoded by the coding sequence ATGAAGTCTGGTACACCAATAACTCTTGCAGAACATAAACAGATTATGCTGGAAATTCTCCAAGCGTTTGCCTCTTTTTGCGAAGAAAATGGACTTAAGTATTATTTAGATGCGGGTACATTGCTCGGCGCTGTTCGCCATAAAGGTTTTATCCCGTGGGATAATGATATGGATATTTGCTTGATGCGTCCAGATTATGATCGCATGGTAGAGATTCTTCGTGAGCGTCAATACAAACTTAACGATCATATCATTCTGGAGCGCCCTGAAAATTCTCTTTTTTGTTTTAGTAAGCTGAGTGATACGAGAACAAAACTTATTGAGTATCCAGATTCCTGGCCTGAAGAAAACTATATATACATAGACGTTTTCCCTAAGGATGGGCTAAAAGATCTTTCTTTCAAAACTAAAATGGTTTGTAAGATAACGGAACTTTTGGGCTTGCTGCTTTGGTTTAATAAGCACTCGATTCCGTATTGGAAAGAAAAGAAAAAGGGCTTGAAAAAGTGGATTGCGACTATTGCCGGAGTATTTGTAAAAGATAAAAATAAGCCGTACAGGTTACAGCAAAAATTTATCAAATGGTATGCTAAGAGACATCCTTTAGAATCTTGCGAGTTTGCGAATACTCTTGTTAATGGAGAATTTAATCGCATTTGCCATCGGAATTGCTTTGATGAGAGAATTTTGATGGATTTTGAAGACAAAAAATTTTATGGCCCTAAAGGCTATGATGAATGGTTAAGGGTATTATATGGCGATGATTATATGACACCGCCTCCTCCAGAGAAACAAGGTGTACATGATATTGTTGTAACATGGAGATGA
- a CDS encoding Gfo/Idh/MocA family oxidoreductase: MTRVITYGTYDLLHQGHINLLKRAKALGDYLIVGVTNDNFDRDRGKLNVRNNVLERVDAVKATGFADKVIIEDYVGQKIDDIQKYNVDIFAIGSDWEGKFDYLNEFCKVVYLPRTEGISSTMLRDNSQETVKVGILGCGRVARRFPSEASVVSGVDVCAAYDIDAKAASSIIDENGNSIKMFDSLSDFYDAVDAVYVATPHLAHYRCIKESLLAKKHVLCETPMVLDGSEAKELYKLAETQGDVLMEANKTAHCPAFNHLMVMIKSGVIGKVVDVEASLSQLLDKSGREFDSEQAGGAMFEQGSYPLLPILKLLGVNYEKIEFFPRIENGVDVYTKGLIKYPDAVSSFKVGLDVKTEGDLVISGTKGYAYVPSPWWKTDYFELRYEDQNENKKFFYKWDGYGLRYEIQEFMSCIVNKRFSSARLRRRESICMAEIMQQFRECKNYFKI, translated from the coding sequence ATGACTCGTGTTATCACATACGGTACATACGACCTTTTGCATCAAGGACACATCAATTTGCTTAAACGAGCAAAAGCGTTGGGCGATTACTTGATTGTCGGAGTTACTAACGATAATTTTGACCGAGATCGTGGTAAGTTGAATGTTCGCAATAATGTGCTAGAACGAGTGGATGCTGTCAAAGCAACTGGTTTTGCGGATAAAGTTATTATTGAAGATTATGTCGGACAAAAAATTGATGACATTCAAAAATATAATGTTGATATTTTTGCAATTGGCAGTGACTGGGAAGGAAAATTTGATTACCTGAATGAGTTCTGCAAGGTGGTGTACCTCCCGCGAACGGAGGGAATAAGCTCTACGATGCTGCGAGATAACTCCCAAGAAACCGTCAAAGTTGGAATTTTGGGCTGTGGTCGCGTTGCAAGAAGATTCCCGTCAGAAGCGTCTGTTGTGAGTGGCGTGGATGTGTGTGCTGCCTATGATATTGATGCGAAGGCTGCTTCATCCATAATTGATGAAAATGGAAACTCAATAAAGATGTTTGACTCACTAAGCGACTTCTACGACGCTGTCGATGCTGTTTATGTGGCGACTCCGCATCTGGCTCATTACCGCTGCATCAAAGAATCGCTACTTGCCAAAAAGCATGTGCTTTGTGAAACGCCGATGGTTCTTGATGGAAGTGAAGCGAAGGAACTTTATAAATTGGCCGAAACTCAAGGCGATGTCTTGATGGAGGCCAACAAGACTGCCCATTGCCCAGCGTTCAATCATCTAATGGTCATGATAAAGTCCGGCGTCATCGGCAAAGTTGTTGATGTGGAGGCTTCTCTTTCGCAGCTGCTCGATAAGTCAGGCCGCGAATTTGACTCGGAACAAGCTGGCGGAGCCATGTTCGAACAGGGTTCGTACCCATTGCTGCCTATTTTAAAGCTTTTGGGCGTCAATTACGAAAAGATTGAATTTTTCCCCCGGATTGAAAATGGCGTTGACGTTTATACGAAGGGACTTATTAAATATCCTGACGCTGTTAGCTCTTTTAAAGTCGGTCTGGATGTGAAAACTGAAGGTGACCTGGTTATTTCGGGAACGAAAGGCTATGCCTATGTTCCCTCGCCTTGGTGGAAGACTGATTATTTTGAGCTGCGCTACGAAGACCAGAATGAAAACAAAAAATTCTTTTATAAGTGGGACGGTTACGGACTGCGCTACGAGATTCAAGAATTTATGAGTTGCATAGTCAACAAGCGATTCTCGTCGGCAAGGCTACGCCGTCGTGAAAGTATCTGCATGGCAGAAATCATGCAACAATTTAGGGAATGCAAAAATTACTTTAAAATTTGA
- a CDS encoding NAD(P)-dependent oxidoreductase has protein sequence MKSVAFQEDLCVISAYLKEKQFSGSTIMVTGATGLIGSIIIKGIVEYNKENDEKIFCIGLARNPEKVNSVFQEELDANGLVPNVSFLYQDIEKSIPETVKCDFVIHTANSTTSKFFMTNPVEVIDSIYTGSKNVFEFARKSNAKGIVYLSSMEVFGQVFEEKRVGENDLGYIDLQNVRSCYSEGKRLVECLAASYAHEYGLPVKVARLAQTFGAGVPSTENRVFAQFAKSAIKGEDIVLHTNGLSCGNYCYTTDVIRAIFLLLKAGKNGDAYTIVNEETSRSIYDMASMVAENFSDGKSKVVFDIPEGNEFGYAPQTKLKLSSAKMNSLGWNAKYNLKEMFERMMPDLKE, from the coding sequence ATGAAATCTGTTGCGTTTCAGGAAGATTTGTGTGTCATATCGGCTTATTTAAAGGAAAAACAGTTTTCCGGTTCAACCATAATGGTTACTGGTGCTACTGGGCTAATTGGTTCGATAATAATAAAAGGTATCGTTGAATACAATAAAGAAAATGATGAAAAGATTTTTTGCATAGGGCTTGCGAGAAATCCTGAAAAAGTCAATTCTGTTTTTCAAGAAGAACTTGATGCAAACGGACTTGTTCCGAATGTGAGTTTCTTATATCAGGATATTGAAAAATCGATTCCTGAAACTGTCAAATGTGATTTTGTTATACATACGGCGAATTCAACGACTTCTAAATTTTTTATGACAAATCCCGTAGAAGTTATTGATAGCATATATACCGGTTCAAAGAATGTATTTGAATTTGCTCGAAAATCTAATGCAAAAGGTATAGTTTATCTTTCTTCTATGGAAGTTTTTGGTCAGGTATTTGAAGAAAAAAGAGTCGGCGAAAACGACCTTGGATATATTGATTTGCAGAATGTTCGCAGTTGCTACTCCGAAGGAAAACGTTTAGTCGAATGCTTGGCTGCCTCTTATGCACATGAATACGGCTTGCCTGTGAAGGTGGCGCGCTTGGCACAGACTTTTGGAGCGGGTGTGCCAAGTACGGAGAATCGAGTCTTTGCACAATTTGCAAAATCGGCGATAAAGGGGGAAGATATTGTATTACATACGAATGGTCTCTCTTGCGGCAATTATTGCTATACAACGGATGTGATTCGGGCTATCTTTTTGCTGCTGAAAGCCGGGAAAAACGGCGACGCGTATACGATAGTCAATGAAGAAACTTCACGGTCTATTTACGATATGGCAAGCATGGTAGCGGAAAATTTTTCGGATGGAAAGTCGAAGGTTGTCTTTGATATTCCGGAAGGGAATGAATTTGGATATGCGCCACAAACAAAGCTTAAGCTGAGTTCTGCTAAAATGAATTCGCTGGGTTGGAACGCGAAGTACAACTTGAAAGAAATGTTTGAACGCATGATGCCTGATTTGAAGGAGTAA
- a CDS encoding ChbG/HpnK family deacetylase → MLDIVVNADDFGWDKSCSLAILEAYEKKYITTTTMMSTGAFFDDAVKLVKESGLKDFVGIHFDLTEGYPLTSEIRKDPFFCGSNGAFHMHVNRYRPLSSKQKKCVYEELKTQLNRFVKTGLNIHHVDSHHHIHTAPFIYPIFKKVMDAYGIKKIRISRNIGTMSVKKNVAKCFFNKFLIGKTNSYSDFFGSFDDFFETKIEGKSGLVEIMCHPDYDIQGRLVDRCGETPYDGPFGITLKDLLEKINEKRSA, encoded by the coding sequence ATGCTCGATATTGTTGTTAATGCCGATGATTTTGGATGGGATAAATCTTGCTCTTTGGCCATTCTTGAAGCTTATGAAAAAAAATACATCACGACTACAACGATGATGAGTACGGGTGCTTTTTTTGACGATGCTGTTAAATTAGTAAAAGAGAGCGGATTAAAAGATTTTGTTGGAATCCATTTTGATTTGACGGAGGGGTACCCCCTTACTTCTGAGATAAGAAAAGATCCATTTTTCTGCGGTTCAAATGGAGCTTTTCATATGCATGTTAACCGTTATAGACCATTAAGTAGTAAGCAAAAAAAATGTGTGTATGAAGAGTTGAAAACTCAACTTAACCGTTTTGTTAAAACTGGTTTAAATATTCATCATGTGGATTCTCATCACCACATTCATACGGCTCCGTTTATTTATCCGATTTTCAAAAAGGTTATGGATGCGTATGGAATCAAGAAAATTCGTATTTCAAGAAATATTGGAACGATGTCGGTAAAAAAAAATGTTGCAAAATGTTTTTTTAATAAATTTCTCATCGGAAAAACTAACTCATATTCTGATTTTTTTGGTAGCTTTGACGATTTCTTTGAGACGAAGATAGAGGGTAAATCTGGTTTAGTAGAAATAATGTGTCATCCAGATTATGATATTCAAGGACGCCTTGTTGATAGATGCGGAGAAACTCCTTATGATGGCCCGTTTGGAATAACGTTGAAAGATTTGCTGGAGAAAATAAATGAGAAAAGAAGTGCTTAG
- a CDS encoding glycosyltransferase family 2 protein: MISIIVPLYNAERYLSECIDSILKQTYKDFELILVDDGSTDSSLTICRKYQTADQRVKVFTKENGGQMSAWILGVKESTGEFIGFVDSDDFIEPEMYQEMLAAQQQYEADVVMCGRTIFDRFSENTSSIKLKPLYAGKDMEEIYRMVFPSLSNCISQARWDKLFKRDLLVDNMNRYCTKCVRTMEDRFIVSSVLLSTSILATVDKPFYHCRLVKNSSSKKPRLELYDIAEFLYETQEKMLIDKGLYDQYKKYLELSRLDYLHMIAVRNIARKNGLNFRKKVQISKQMLNDSNYSNTVLNNKVYCIGKFGKFIYWAYKIKSSILLTLVLLFYGTFVEKENTNGF, encoded by the coding sequence ATGATTAGTATAATTGTTCCTCTTTATAATGCAGAAAGATATCTGTCGGAATGTATCGATTCTATTTTAAAACAAACCTATAAAGATTTTGAATTGATTCTTGTGGATGACGGTTCGACGGATTCTTCTTTAACGATTTGTAGAAAATATCAAACAGCGGATCAAAGGGTAAAAGTTTTTACTAAAGAAAATGGTGGGCAAATGTCTGCCTGGATTTTAGGGGTTAAGGAAAGCACTGGCGAATTTATTGGATTTGTCGATAGCGACGATTTTATTGAACCTGAAATGTATCAGGAAATGCTGGCGGCTCAGCAACAGTATGAAGCAGATGTTGTAATGTGCGGTAGGACGATTTTTGACAGGTTTTCCGAAAATACTTCGAGTATAAAGCTAAAACCCTTGTATGCTGGCAAAGATATGGAGGAAATATATCGCATGGTGTTCCCAAGTTTGAGTAACTGCATATCTCAAGCACGCTGGGACAAATTGTTTAAAAGAGATCTTCTTGTTGATAATATGAATCGTTATTGCACAAAATGCGTAAGAACGATGGAAGATCGATTTATTGTTTCGTCGGTTTTGTTAAGCACAAGTATATTAGCTACGGTTGATAAACCTTTTTACCATTGTCGATTAGTGAAAAATTCGTCAAGCAAAAAGCCGCGGTTGGAATTATATGATATTGCAGAATTTCTTTATGAAACTCAAGAGAAAATGCTTATAGACAAGGGCTTATATGACCAGTATAAAAAGTATCTGGAGCTTTCTCGACTGGACTATCTTCACATGATTGCTGTGAGAAACATTGCGCGAAAGAACGGGTTGAATTTTAGAAAAAAAGTGCAGATATCTAAACAAATGCTCAACGATTCTAATTATTCAAACACGGTTTTGAATAACAAGGTGTATTGCATCGGTAAGTTTGGAAAATTTATCTATTGGGCCTATAAAATCAAAAGTTCTATTCTGTTGACATTGGTTCTGTTGTTTTATGGAACATTTGTTGAAAAAGAAAATACAAACGGATTTTAA
- a CDS encoding CDP-glycerol glycerophosphotransferase family protein has translation MFIRIMRKLFRVSSNALFLMCNQLKTKNKKSIMFYPHGNCRYDGYDILNGESSNVLCLFNSILNDEKFKDYELFVVYYHRERLQSYLTYIQQNSNRKVNFVFIDDESSVRNAVYNSYTIFTDNDYIRIQYRVKSQRIICLNYFGGLIKGEFYRWINFGGFKTMIAEQKETYRLFDYHLSISDICSKFIALDNCHYYPRFISLGFPRNDIFFKDNSKLRKQIKEIVGFNVEKIITYVPTHRDYECPGRALYDASKTKMRSIWGHVGKDELASLEKKLEDTNTLIIAKVHPVQQAKSQVISKDESKHILYYSDLVKKVKTSLNPLLAVSDAIITDYTTTVYDFLYTNRPIIYYFYDIEEYRATRGFFIEPIESICAGHITYTLSELCSAISDLNEGKDPYAPKRKFLQELFIRYLDGNSCERIKNFFFGDR, from the coding sequence ATGTTTATTCGAATTATGAGAAAGCTGTTTCGTGTTAGCAGCAACGCTCTCTTTTTAATGTGTAATCAATTAAAGACGAAAAATAAGAAATCAATTATGTTTTATCCTCATGGAAATTGTAGGTACGATGGATATGACATTTTAAACGGAGAATCGTCAAATGTTCTTTGTTTATTCAATAGTATATTGAATGATGAAAAATTTAAGGATTATGAGCTGTTTGTTGTTTATTATCACCGAGAGCGATTACAGTCGTATTTGACGTACATCCAACAGAATTCTAATAGAAAAGTCAATTTTGTTTTTATTGATGACGAATCTTCTGTTCGGAATGCAGTATATAACAGTTATACTATCTTCACAGATAACGATTACATTCGAATTCAGTATAGGGTGAAGTCGCAAAGAATTATTTGTCTTAATTATTTTGGGGGGCTTATTAAAGGTGAGTTTTATCGATGGATAAACTTTGGTGGTTTCAAAACGATGATTGCAGAACAGAAGGAAACGTATAGACTTTTTGATTATCATCTTTCTATTTCTGATATTTGTTCAAAATTTATCGCATTAGATAATTGCCATTATTACCCTCGTTTTATATCTCTCGGATTTCCTCGTAATGATATCTTTTTTAAAGATAATTCAAAATTACGAAAACAAATAAAGGAAATTGTCGGTTTTAATGTTGAAAAAATTATAACGTATGTACCAACTCATCGAGATTATGAATGTCCAGGAAGAGCTCTTTATGATGCTTCTAAAACGAAAATGCGTTCAATTTGGGGACATGTGGGCAAAGATGAATTGGCTAGTTTAGAAAAAAAATTGGAAGACACAAATACTCTTATCATAGCGAAGGTTCATCCTGTACAACAAGCTAAGTCTCAGGTTATCTCAAAAGATGAATCAAAGCATATTCTTTATTATAGTGATTTAGTAAAAAAGGTGAAAACGAGTCTCAATCCTTTGCTTGCAGTATCCGATGCCATCATTACAGATTATACAACAACAGTTTATGATTTCTTGTACACAAATCGTCCTATAATTTATTATTTCTATGATATTGAGGAGTACCGTGCAACACGGGGATTCTTTATAGAACCGATAGAAAGTATCTGTGCTGGACATATAACATACACTTTAAGCGAATTGTGTTCTGCAATTTCTGATTTAAACGAAGGAAAAGACCCTTATGCCCCAAAAAGAAAATTTTTGCAAGAGCTTTTTATAAGGTATCTTGATGGAAATTCTTGTGAAAGAATAAAAAACTTTTTCTTTGGAGATAGGTAA
- a CDS encoding GNAT family N-acetyltransferase produces the protein MNVVVKKREETDITYDQIVNLMHDAFEERLQQGLNFKCSSMTVDEFKKCTEHSAIFVAINLEDDSFLGFGVVSIKEENQNQDKYAFIQDLSISPKVKRCGIGSKLQREMVCVAQNSGCKYMECTTAVGAKSSVKYHLKQGYKIIGLTSFPTTNYYSYVFRMYLQPSIWQNGLYCKIKYAISYLKTHLTKKEDGSFTLFGCMLKRCRS, from the coding sequence ATGAACGTCGTTGTAAAAAAACGTGAAGAAACCGATATTACTTACGATCAAATTGTAAACTTAATGCATGATGCTTTTGAGGAGCGTTTGCAACAAGGGCTAAATTTCAAATGCTCGTCTATGACTGTTGATGAATTTAAAAAATGCACTGAACATTCTGCAATATTTGTTGCAATAAATTTGGAAGATGATTCATTTCTTGGGTTTGGCGTTGTTTCTATAAAGGAAGAAAACCAAAATCAAGATAAATATGCTTTTATTCAAGATTTGTCAATTTCACCCAAAGTTAAACGTTGTGGAATTGGCTCTAAATTACAGCGAGAGATGGTATGTGTGGCTCAAAATTCAGGTTGTAAATATATGGAATGCACAACAGCTGTTGGCGCAAAAAGCTCTGTAAAATATCATTTAAAACAGGGGTATAAAATTATTGGCTTGACCAGTTTTCCTACAACAAATTATTACTCCTATGTTTTTAGAATGTATTTGCAACCATCAATCTGGCAGAATGGTTTATATTGTAAAATAAAATATGCGATATCTTATTTGAAAACTCATTTGACGAAGAAAGAAGATGGCTCATTTACCTTATTCGGTTGTATGCTGAAAAGGTGTCGTTCTTAA
- a CDS encoding alanine--glyoxylate aminotransferase family protein, with protein sequence MINFTVGPVQSSDAVRAIGAEQVPYFRTAEFSELMFENERLIKKFANATEDSRVVFITGSGSAGMETAIMNTLTPKDKAIVVNGGSFGHRFVELCELHGIPFDEIKLQPGKALKAEHLAVYEGKGYTTFIVNKHETSTGVHYDMQLISDFCKRNNLFQIVDCISTFLADPFDMTALGADVMITGSQKALACPPGISVMALSPKALNRIESTKCCCQYLDLKIALKNAERGQTPWTPAVSILRQINVRLKEIDANGGVNAEIKRTAGLAEYFRKKIKGLPFEIYSESLSNAVTPLHPTTASAYDIFLKIKDEYGMWICPNGGDMKDSVFRVGHIGCLTKSDYDKLIDAFVDLKKKGLI encoded by the coding sequence ATGATTAACTTTACCGTAGGTCCGGTGCAATCTAGCGATGCTGTCCGCGCTATTGGTGCGGAGCAGGTTCCGTATTTCCGTACAGCTGAATTTTCGGAGTTGATGTTTGAGAACGAACGCTTGATAAAAAAATTTGCAAATGCGACCGAGGATTCTCGAGTTGTGTTCATTACAGGTTCGGGATCTGCTGGAATGGAAACCGCTATCATGAACACGCTCACTCCGAAGGACAAGGCTATCGTGGTGAACGGGGGCAGTTTCGGTCACCGTTTTGTGGAACTTTGCGAGCTTCACGGAATTCCTTTCGATGAAATCAAGCTCCAGCCGGGCAAGGCTCTCAAGGCAGAACATCTTGCCGTTTACGAAGGCAAGGGGTATACAACTTTTATTGTGAACAAGCACGAAACTTCCACCGGTGTTCACTACGATATGCAGCTTATTAGCGACTTCTGCAAGAGGAACAATCTGTTCCAGATTGTTGATTGCATCAGTACTTTTTTGGCAGATCCGTTTGATATGACCGCTCTCGGTGCCGACGTGATGATTACGGGTTCCCAGAAGGCTCTAGCCTGCCCGCCGGGCATCTCGGTGATGGCTCTGTCGCCAAAGGCTTTGAACCGTATAGAAAGTACTAAATGCTGCTGCCAGTATCTTGATTTGAAAATCGCTTTGAAAAATGCGGAACGCGGACAGACTCCTTGGACTCCCGCAGTCAGCATCTTGCGTCAAATCAATGTGCGTTTGAAAGAAATTGATGCGAATGGGGGCGTCAATGCTGAAATTAAGCGGACTGCTGGTTTGGCTGAATATTTCCGCAAAAAAATCAAGGGCTTGCCGTTTGAAATTTACTCCGAGTCGCTTTCGAATGCTGTCACCCCGCTCCACCCGACGACAGCATCCGCTTACGATATCTTCCTAAAAATCAAAGATGAATACGGCATGTGGATTTGTCCGAACGGCGGTGACATGAAGGATTCTGTTTTCCGCGTGGGACATATAGGATGCCTTACAAAATCTGATTATGATAAACTTATTGATGCTTTTGTTGATCTTAAAAAAAAAGGTTTAATATAG